A single window of Carassius gibelio isolate Cgi1373 ecotype wild population from Czech Republic chromosome A19, carGib1.2-hapl.c, whole genome shotgun sequence DNA harbors:
- the LOC127935918 gene encoding U5 small nuclear ribonucleoprotein 40 kDa protein, with translation MIEPKKRGAEMAVVPAGVKRPRTELVAAAQSQQLSAMGPPRSSSLQAPIMLLSGHEGEVYCCKFHPNGATLASSGYDRLILLWNVYGDCDNYATLKGHSGAVMELHYNTDGSLLFSASTDKTVCVWDSETGERVKRLKGHTSFVNSCFPARRGPQLACTGSDDGTVKLWDIRKKASVHTFQNTYQVLSVSFNDTSDQIISGGIDNDIKVWDLRQNKLIYSMQGHGDSVTGLSLSADGSYLLSNSMDNSVRVWDIRPFAPKERCVKIFQGNVHNFEKNLLRCSWSPDGSKIAAGSADRFVYIWDTTSRRILYKLPGHAGSVNEVVFHPEEPIVLSGSSDKRLYIGEIQ, from the exons ATGATCGAACCGAAGAAGCGCGGCGCAGAGATGGCAGTGGTTCCCGCCGGAGTGAAGAGGCCCCGGACAGAGCTGGTGGCAGCTGCGCAGTCCCAGCAGCTCTCTGCTATG GGCCCCCCGCGCAGCTCCAGTCTGCAGGCTCCTATAATGCTGCTCTCTGGTCATGAAGGTGAAGTATACTGCTGCAAATTTCACCCTAATGGAGCCACATTAGCCTCCTCTGGATATGACCGCCTCATCT TGCTGTGGAATGTATATGGAGACTGTGATAACTACGCAACACTTAAAGGCCACAGTGGAGCTGTGATGGAGCTTCATTATAACACGGATGGCAG TCTGCTCTTTTCAGCCAGTACAGACAAgacggtgtgtgtgtgggacAGTGAGACAGGGGAGCGTGTGAAGCGTCTGAAAGGACACACGTCCTTTGTGAACTCATGTTTTCCGGCTCGGCGTGGACCACAGCTGGCCTGTACGGGCAGTGATGATGGAACTGTAAAG CTGTGGGACATCAGGAAGAAGGCCTCTGTTCACACTTTCCAGAACACATATCAGGTTCTTAGTGTTTCATTTAATGATACCAGTGACCAGATCATCTCAGGAGGCATCGACAACGACATAAAG GTATGGGACCTCAGACAGAACAAACTGATTTACAGTATGCAGGGTCATGGAGACTCTGTGACCGGTCTGAGTCTCAGTGCAGACGGATCCTACCTTCTGTCTAACTCAATGGATAACAGCG TGCGTGTCTGGGATATCCGTCCATTTGCACCAAAGGAGAGGTGTGTGAAGATCTTTCAGGGAAATGTCCATAACTTTGAGAAG aatcTTCTCCGATGCTCTTGGTCTCCTGATGGGAGTAAGATTGCAGCTGGTTCTGCTGACAG GTTTGTGTATATTTGGGACACAACATCCCGTAGGATCCTTTATAAGCTCCCTGGTCATGCTGGGTCGGTGAATGAGGTTGTTTTCCATCCAGAAGAACCAAttg TTCTCTCTGGATCCAGTGATAAGCGTCTTTACATCGGAGAGATTCaataa
- the LOC127935921 gene encoding sodium/potassium-transporting ATPase subunit beta-1-interacting protein 1 has translation MGRCDGRCTLVVICCLQLVAALQRQVFDFLGFQWAPILANFLHIIAIIVGVFGTVQIRSRYLILYAVWLVVWVGWNSFIICFYLEVGHLAQEKDFLMTFNTSLHRSWWMENGPGCLVTPVPDSPLAPQDHHVITVSGCLLDYQYIEVVSSALQVFLALFGFVYACYVSKVFLDDEDSFDFTGGLDSYGYQPSQKSSHLQLQPIYTAG, from the exons ATGGGTCGGTGCGACGGGAGGTGCACGCTGGTGGTCATCTGCTGCCTGCAGCTG GTCGCTGCATTACAGAGGCAGGTGTTTGACTTTTTGGGATTTCAGTGGGCTCCCATCCTTGCCAATTTCCTCCATATCATTGCCATCATTGTGGGAGTGTTTGGAACTGTGCAAATCCGCTCCAGATATCTTATACTG TATGCTGTGTGGCTTGTGGTCTGGGTTGGCTGGAACTCTTTTATCATCTGCTTTTACCTGGAAGTTGGTCACCTGGCACAG GAAAAGGATTTCTTAATGACATTTAACACATCGCTTCATCGTTCCTGGTGGATGGAGAATGGGCCTGGTTGCTTAGTTACTCCAGTGCCTGACTCACCATTGGCTCCTCAGGATCATCATGTGATCACTGTCAGTGGCTGCCTACTAGACTACCAATACATAGAGGTGGTCAGCTCAGCCTTGCAAGTGTTTCTTGCA CTCTTTGGATTTGTTTATGCCTGCTATGTCAGTAAAGTCTTCCTGGATGATGAGGACAGCT TTGATTTCACTGGTGGACTGGACTCGTATGGTTACCAGCCTTCACAAAAGAGTTCTCACTTACAGCTGCAGCCTATCTATAC GGCTGGATAG